One Nicotiana tomentosiformis chromosome 4, ASM39032v3, whole genome shotgun sequence genomic window carries:
- the LOC138909805 gene encoding uncharacterized protein: MQRTLRVMKATATESVELASYKLQDVAVNWYESWELSRGEDAPLVVWHEFTEGFLRHYLPPELRWARVDRFLTLRQGNMSVRDYSLQFDCLARYAPTIVAKMEDQVHRFVMGLEPHLLNDYMSVLLQPCMDISHIQAYAQGVEDQSPTIQSISVVNEFPDVFLDELFGLPPKREIEFSIDILPDTQPISILPYRMEPAELRQLKEQLRDLLEKGFIRAKTEDADHLCTVLRVLQKGKLYAKFSKCEFWLNSVAFLGHIILGEAPLTKLTQKGAKLQWTNACERSFQALMDRLTSLPVLTLPEGTNGYVYLL, encoded by the exons atgcagaggactttgagggtaatgaaggccactgcgactgagtcagttgagctagcttcctataaaCTTCAGGATGTTGCAGtaaattggtacgagtcttgggagttgtccagaggtgaggatgcccctctagTGGTATGGCATGAGTTTACGGAGGGTTTTCTTCGccattatctgccaccagagcttagatgggctagagttgataggtttttgacccttcggcagggtaatatgagtgttcgagattACAGCCTTCAGTTTGAttgtttggctaggtatgctcccactattgtagctaaaaTGGAGGATcaggttcaccggttcgtgatggggttggagccgcacctgcttaaCGACTATATGTCGGTCTTACTTCAGCCATGCAtggatatttctcatattcaggcatacgctcagggtgtagaggatc agtcaccaaccattcaatctatctctgtggttaatgagtttcccgatgtttttctCGATGAGCTTTTTGGTCTTCCACCaaagcgagaaattgagttttctattgacatattaccagatactcagccaATATCCATTCTTCCCTATAGAATGGAACCTGCAGAGCTGAGacagttgaaggaacaactaagggacttgcttgaaaaaggctttatcagagcta agactGAGGATGCAGATCATTTGTGTACTGTGCttagagttctacaaaaagggaagttgtatgcaaaattctctaaatgtgaattctggttgaattctgtagctttccttgggcatattattttaGGTGAAG caccattgacaaagttgactcagaagggagctaagttGCAGTGGACCAATGCTTGCGaaaggagtttccaggcattAATGGACAGACTAACTTCATTACCGGTTCTAACACTCCCAGAGGGAACCAATGGTTATGTTTATCTATTATGA
- the LOC104108108 gene encoding uncharacterized protein — protein sequence MLATHANTNVQIVQIQHKSTTIDLDIDPKPSNNNYIEQFIITIQNTMYANSTMPYVRRNVKVNFDANFNEQMNGCALQNNVEISRHEKLREQSTKESAEKLSPSAANMLQAHIPTESNELQAAVNQCDLSLSNVDNENNNPLSCPKNMPSRSPNDKEDTIPVETYITDKGEYSSQASQQQFKTTHPTQNITHTANPQQEQHIRQSTTSKPAYTIPKISANFDKPNHPKASKKPATSDQKVLTQATKTNATPNPKDINVKPNKSANYPAPSPPTITQSLATKLRARQTAKIAPIEFTPPRITTKQGQSTVMFTRKDCMVSLANRCQSIYFYKGGPRKRGGRIQKAK from the exons ATGTTGGCCACGCATGCGAATACAAATGTCCAAATTGTTCAAATCCAACATAAATCAACTACAATTGATCTGGATATTGATCCCAAACCCTCAAACAACAATTACATTGAACAATTCATCATAACAATACAGAACACTATGTATGCAAACTCCACTATGCCTTATGTTCGACGAAATGTCAAGGTCAATTTTGATGCCAATTTTAATGAACAAATGAATGGTTGTGCTTTACAAaataatgttgagattagtcgTCATGAGAAATTGCGAGAACAATCAACAAAAGAAAGTGCTGAAAAGTTGTCACCCTCAGCAGCAAATATGTTGCAGGCCCATATTCCTACTGAGAGCAATGAGCTTCAAGCTGCAGTCAATCAATGTGACCTGTCTCTCTCCAACGTTGACAATGAAAACAACAATCCCCTAAGCTGTCCAAAAAATATGCCTTCAAGAAGTCCGAATGATAAGGAAGATACAATACCAGTAGAAACATATATtaccgataagggagaatactcaTCCCAAGCATCCCAACAACAGTTTAAAACTACCCATCCCACCCAAAACATAACTCATACAGCAAATCCCCAACAAGAACAACATATTAGACAATCAACAACCTCAAAACCAGCATACACTATCCCAAAGATCTCAGCAAATTTTGATAAACCTAACCACCCCAAGGCTAGCAAAAAACCTGCAACCTCAGACCAAAAGGTCCTTACTCAGGCAACCAAAACAAATGCAACACCCAATCCTAAAGACATCAATGTCAAGCCAAATAAATCAGCTAACTACCCTGCTCCATCACCACCTACCATCACCCAATCCTTAGCCACAAAATTGAGAGCCAGGCAGACTGCAAAAATAGCTCCAATAGAATTCACACCTCCCAGAATAACCACAAAACAGGGCCAGTCTACTGTAATGTTTACCAGGAAGGATTGCATGGTCTCCCTAGCCAACAGATGCCAATCTATATATTTCTATAAAGGAGGGCCTAGGAAAAG AGGGGGAAGGATTCAGAAAGCAAAGTAG